A window of Zingiber officinale cultivar Zhangliang chromosome 5A, Zo_v1.1, whole genome shotgun sequence contains these coding sequences:
- the LOC121982457 gene encoding ACT domain-containing protein DS12, chloroplastic-like isoform X1 — MAVLAMASGVLRPSLGLNLEPGGAGLWPTLLSHSLRRSRSAISTPSKIRCPSQRTPRATYSTAVEDDSSKETDRIPTPKVIIDQDSNPDATIVEVAFGDRLGALLDTMNSLRNLGLHVVKADEYLESTGKHHRFMVTNRSTGRKIDDPELLETIRLTIIANMLQYHPESSSKLAMGATFGVEAPEQKIDVDVATHIDIYDDGPDRSLLVVETADRPGLLVDLVQSINDINITVQSGEFGTEGLLAKAKFHVSYRNRAIINSLQQVLSNSLSYSLRRPSTEDASF, encoded by the exons ATGGCGGTGCTTGCGATGGCTTCCGGGGTCCTCCGGCCGAGCCTTGGACTGAATCTGGAACCGGGAGGTGCTGGCTTGTGGCCCACCCTTTTGAGCCACTCGCTTCGTCGCTCCCGATCTGCGATCTCGACCCCATCAAAGATCAG ATGTCCATCCCAACGCACTCCTAGAGCTACATACTCAACTGCTGTTGAG GATGACAGTTCCAAAGAGACTGACAGAATTCCAACACCTAAAGTGATAATTGATCAAGACTCAAACCCAGATGCAACCATCGTCGAGGTAGCCTTTGGCGATCGCCTTGGAGCACTACTTGACACT ATGAACTCACTGAGGAACCTAGGACTTCATGTTGTGAAGGCTGATGAATACTTGGAGTCTACTGGGAAGCATCATAGATTCATGGTAACTAACAG GTCCACCGGCCGAAAGATTGATGACCCAGAGTTGTTAGAAACAATTCGTCTGACAATTATCGCCAATATGCTTCAATATCACCCA GAGTCTAGCAGTAAACTGGCCATGGGAGCAACCTTTGGAGTGGAGGCACCTGAGCAGAAG ATTGACGTCGACGTTGCAACCCATATAGATATTTATGACGATGGACCTGACAGAAG CTTACTTGTGGTGGAGACAGCGGATCGTCCTGGCTTGCTGGTTGATCTTGTCCAGAGCATCAATGACATAAATATCACAGTCCAGTCAGGAGAGTTCGGCACGGAG GGATTGCTGGCTAAAGCAAAGTTTCATGTCAGCTATAGGAACAGAGCCATCATTAATTCTTTGCAACAG
- the LOC121982457 gene encoding ACT domain-containing protein DS12, chloroplastic-like isoform X2, with translation MAVLAMASGVLRPSLGLNLEPGGAGLWPTLLSHSLRRSRSAISTPSKIRCPSQRTPRATYSTAVEDDSSKETDRIPTPKVIIDQDSNPDATIVEVAFGDRLGALLDTMNSLRNLGLHVVKADEYLESTGKHHRFMVTNRSLAVNWPWEQPLEWRHLSRRFSSSFVFQIDVDVATHIDIYDDGPDRSLLVVETADRPGLLVDLVQSINDINITVQSGEFGTEGLLAKAKFHVSYRNRAIINSLQQVLSNSLSYSLRRPSTEDASF, from the exons ATGGCGGTGCTTGCGATGGCTTCCGGGGTCCTCCGGCCGAGCCTTGGACTGAATCTGGAACCGGGAGGTGCTGGCTTGTGGCCCACCCTTTTGAGCCACTCGCTTCGTCGCTCCCGATCTGCGATCTCGACCCCATCAAAGATCAG ATGTCCATCCCAACGCACTCCTAGAGCTACATACTCAACTGCTGTTGAG GATGACAGTTCCAAAGAGACTGACAGAATTCCAACACCTAAAGTGATAATTGATCAAGACTCAAACCCAGATGCAACCATCGTCGAGGTAGCCTTTGGCGATCGCCTTGGAGCACTACTTGACACT ATGAACTCACTGAGGAACCTAGGACTTCATGTTGTGAAGGCTGATGAATACTTGGAGTCTACTGGGAAGCATCATAGATTCATGGTAACTAACAG GAGTCTAGCAGTAAACTGGCCATGGGAGCAACCTTTGGAGTGGAGGCACCTGAGCAGAAG GTTCTCATCTTCATTTGTTTTTCAGATTGACGTCGACGTTGCAACCCATATAGATATTTATGACGATGGACCTGACAGAAG CTTACTTGTGGTGGAGACAGCGGATCGTCCTGGCTTGCTGGTTGATCTTGTCCAGAGCATCAATGACATAAATATCACAGTCCAGTCAGGAGAGTTCGGCACGGAG GGATTGCTGGCTAAAGCAAAGTTTCATGTCAGCTATAGGAACAGAGCCATCATTAATTCTTTGCAACAG